A genomic region of Gossypium hirsutum isolate 1008001.06 chromosome D01, Gossypium_hirsutum_v2.1, whole genome shotgun sequence contains the following coding sequences:
- the LOC107922478 gene encoding metallophosphoesterase 1 isoform X1, which translates to MMAAVAWRSLLPVIMISIFMVYEDWVSFPSCKLLPSTTYSPDKHVENVDDSLEDLKVMMVANLLLLGSEAGFVNLYFRDYYMSKFFKKSFQSLNPDMLLVLGDVSAKGSELSRTKWLSVLHQFDNMLGPFLDLPLHVILGDRDVGECSGLCANSVTWIARNFPGLDSSGCGAFEISNISFVSLNAVALLCGNNKLRFDVEKVIERESVGLQMEIEGMDETNNGFGMFSEMSNDFRWRVNAMKSGSGPVLLLHFPLYRSGKTHIWEGSTFKSIIDPSGKVPASAQREGFSGTGPYDLSQTVPPNATEYIFHALKPRIIFSAHTQEFSDHTHPDGTREVTIPAMTWKVRDDPGFIVATFQRNKSAVSVTYCSVARESRILIAYTSAVVLFLFFIVVSNTLEPKGLS; encoded by the exons ATGATGGCAGCAGTTGCTTGGAGGTCTTTATTGCCTGTAATAATGATCTCTATTTTCATGGTATACGAAGATTGGGTCTCATTCCCTTCTTGCAAACTCCTCCCAAGCACCACCTACAGTCCCGACAAACATGTCGAGAACGTAGATGATTCGCTGGAGGATCTTAAGGTTATGATGGTTGCCAACTTGCTCTTGCTTGGCTCTGAAGCTGGGTTTGTCAACCTCTATTTCAGAGACTATTACATGTCCAAGTTTTTCAAG AAATCTTTTCAGAGTTTGAACCCTGATATGCTACTAGTCTTAGGTGATGTTTCTGCGAAAGGGTCAGAGTTGTCGAGAACTAAGTGGTTATCGGTGCTTCATCAGTTTGATAACATGTTGGGTCCATTTCTTGATCTTCCTTTACATGTTATTCTTGGTGATAGGGATGTTGGAGAGTGTAGTGGTCTTTGTGCAAACTCTGTTACTTGGATAGCTAGGAATTTTCCGGGGTTGGATTCATCAGGATGTGGTGCTTTCGAAATTAGCAATATCAGCTTTGTTTCACTTAACGCTGTTGCGTTGCTTTGTGGTAACAATAAACTCCGTTTTGATGTTGAGAAGGTTATAGAAAGGGAAAGTGTGGGTCTACAAATGGAAATAGAAGGCATGGATGAAACAAACAATGGGTTTGGCATGTTTAGCGAAATGTCCAATGACTTTAGGTGGAGAGTAAATGCTATGAAATCCGGTTCTGGTCCTGTCCTATTACTTCATTTTCCCTTGTATCGGTCGGGGAAGACCCATATATGGGAAGGTAGTACTTTCAAGTCTATCATTGATCCATCGGGCAAAGTTCCAGCTTCAGCACAGCGCGA AGGCTTTTCTGGGACCGGCCCTTATGATCTATCACAGACTGTCCCACCAAATGCTACTGAATACATTTTTCATGCTCTTAAACCTAG GATTATTTTTAGTGCTCACACACAAGAATTTAGTGACCACACTCACCCAGATGGGACTCGAGAGGTAACAATTCCAGCCATGACATGGAAAGTGAGGGATGATCCAGGTTTTATTGTTGCAACCTTCCAAAGGAACAAAAGTGCAGTAAGTGTCACCTATTGCTCTGTTGCTAGGGAATCTCGTATACTAATAGCCTATACTTCTGCTGTGGTTCTGTTTCTATTCTTTATTGTTGTATCAAATACACTAGAACCAAAAGGTTTAAGTTGA
- the LOC107922478 gene encoding metallophosphoesterase 1 isoform X2, translated as MMAAVAWRSLLPVIMISIFMVYEDWVSFPSCKLLPSTTYSPDKHVENVDDSLEDLKVMMVANLLLLGSEAGFVNLYFRDYYMSKFFKKSFQSLNPDMLLVLGDVSAKGSELSRTKWLSVLHQFDNMLGPFLDLPLHVILGDRDVGECSGLCANSVTWIARNFPGLDSSGCGAFEISNISFVSLNAVALLCGNNKLRFDVEKVIERESVGLQMEIEGMDETNNGFGMFSEMSNDFRWRVNAMKSGSGPVLLLHFPLYRSGKTHIWEGSTFKSIIDPSGKVPASAQREGFSGTGPYDLSQTVPPNATEYIFHALKPRIIFSAHTQEFSDHTHPDGTREVTIPAMTWKVRDDPGFIVATFQRNKSARCNSFARRACIVAK; from the exons ATGATGGCAGCAGTTGCTTGGAGGTCTTTATTGCCTGTAATAATGATCTCTATTTTCATGGTATACGAAGATTGGGTCTCATTCCCTTCTTGCAAACTCCTCCCAAGCACCACCTACAGTCCCGACAAACATGTCGAGAACGTAGATGATTCGCTGGAGGATCTTAAGGTTATGATGGTTGCCAACTTGCTCTTGCTTGGCTCTGAAGCTGGGTTTGTCAACCTCTATTTCAGAGACTATTACATGTCCAAGTTTTTCAAG AAATCTTTTCAGAGTTTGAACCCTGATATGCTACTAGTCTTAGGTGATGTTTCTGCGAAAGGGTCAGAGTTGTCGAGAACTAAGTGGTTATCGGTGCTTCATCAGTTTGATAACATGTTGGGTCCATTTCTTGATCTTCCTTTACATGTTATTCTTGGTGATAGGGATGTTGGAGAGTGTAGTGGTCTTTGTGCAAACTCTGTTACTTGGATAGCTAGGAATTTTCCGGGGTTGGATTCATCAGGATGTGGTGCTTTCGAAATTAGCAATATCAGCTTTGTTTCACTTAACGCTGTTGCGTTGCTTTGTGGTAACAATAAACTCCGTTTTGATGTTGAGAAGGTTATAGAAAGGGAAAGTGTGGGTCTACAAATGGAAATAGAAGGCATGGATGAAACAAACAATGGGTTTGGCATGTTTAGCGAAATGTCCAATGACTTTAGGTGGAGAGTAAATGCTATGAAATCCGGTTCTGGTCCTGTCCTATTACTTCATTTTCCCTTGTATCGGTCGGGGAAGACCCATATATGGGAAGGTAGTACTTTCAAGTCTATCATTGATCCATCGGGCAAAGTTCCAGCTTCAGCACAGCGCGA AGGCTTTTCTGGGACCGGCCCTTATGATCTATCACAGACTGTCCCACCAAATGCTACTGAATACATTTTTCATGCTCTTAAACCTAG GATTATTTTTAGTGCTCACACACAAGAATTTAGTGACCACACTCACCCAGATGGGACTCGAGAGGTAACAATTCCAGCCATGACATGGAAAGTGAGGGATGATCCAGGTTTTATTGTTGCAACCTTCCAAAGGAACAAAAGTGCA AGGTGTAACAGTTTTGCAAGGAGGGCCTGCATAGTTGCCAAGTAG
- the LOC107922477 gene encoding probable beta-D-xylosidase 7 has translation MKLKYPFVLIHISTVVFILAESSRPPFACDSSHPLTKSYPFCKPTLPINQRVQDLISRLTLDEKISQLVNSAPPIPRLGIPEYEWWSEALHGVAYFPTLHTGMSLNGTIQSATSFPQVILTAASFDVHLCYRIGQAVGREARAIYNAGQATGMTFWAPNINIFRDPRWGRGQETPGEDPVVTGKYAVSFVRGIQGDTFEAGKLGHHLQASACCKHFTAYDLDNWKGVNRFVFNAKVSLQDLADTYMPPFRSCIEEGKASGIMCAYNRVNGVPNCADYNLLSKTARAQWGFNGYITSDCDAVSIIHEEQGYAKLPEDAVADVLKAGMDVNCGNYLKNYTKSAVVKRKLPISEIDRALHNLFSVRMRLGLFDGNPLQQPFGKIGPDQVCSQEHQNLALEAARNSIVLLKNNYRLLPFSKAKTASLAVIGPNANSAKTLLGNYAGPPCKTVTPLQGLQRYVKDITYHPGCNAVNCSYVLTDQAVKVAKGAEYVVLVMGLDQTQEREELDRVDLVLSPKQQNLISIVARAAKNPVVLVLLSGGPVDISFAKYDKHIGSILWAGYPGEAGGLALAEIIFGDHNPGGRLPVTWYPQSFVKVPMTDMRMRPEPSSGYPGRTYRFYQGQKVFEFGYGLSYSNYSYEFLPVAQNTVYLNHPVKSPKAELENSNALKHVPVSEIGTELCSKRIPVTVRAQNHGDMAGRHPLLLFVRSAKAGNGRPEKQLVAFQSVILNAGERADVEFELSPCEHLSTANEDGLMVIEEGSHFLSIEDKESEITVIL, from the exons ATGAAGTTGAAATATCCCTTTGTCCTTATTCACATTAGTACAGTGGTGTTTATCTTAGCAGAGTCAAGTCGGCCGCCATTTGCCTGCGATTCATCTCACCCACTAACCAAATCTTACCCATTCTGCAAACCTACACTCCCCATCAACCAAAGAGTCCAAGATCTCATCTCCAGGCTCACACTAGATGAGAAGATATCCCAACTCGTTAACTCAGCTCCACCCATTCCTAGGCTCGGCATCCCCGAGTATGAATGGTGGTCCGAAGCCTTACATGGTGTTGCCTATTTCCCCACTTTACATACTGGTATGAGTCTCAACGGAACCATTCAGTCCGCCACGAGTTTCCCCCAAGTCATTCTCACTGCTGCTTCCTTCGATGTTCATCTTTGTTACCGCATTGGTCAG GCAGTTGGAAGGGAAGCTAGAGCCATATATAATGCTGGACAAGCAACGGGGATGACattttgggcaccaaatattAACATATTTAGGGACCCAAGGTGGGGAAGAGGGCAAGAGACACCAGGTGAGGATCCTGTTGTTACTGGGAAATATGCAGTCTCGTTCGTGAGAGGGATACAAGGGGATACTTTTGAAGCAGGGAAACTTGGCCATCATCTTCAAGCTTCAGCTTGTTGTAAGCATTTTACAGCTTATGATTTGGATAACTGGAAAGGAGTCAAccgttttgtctttaatgcaaag GTTAGTTTACAGGATTTAGCAGATACATATATGCCTCCATTTCGGAGTTGCATAGAGGAAGGTAAAGCCAGTGGGATAATGTGTGCTTACAATCGTGTTAATGGAGTCCCCAATTGTGCAGATTACAATCTCTTGTCAAAAACAGCCAGAGCACAATGGGGTTTCAATGG GTACATAACATCTGACTGTGATGCTGTCTCCATCATTCATGAGGAACAAGGATATGCTAAATTACCAGAGGATGCAGTAGCCGATGTTCTTAAAGCTG GAATGGATGTCAACTGTGGTAACTATTTGAAGAACTACACCAAATCAGCTGTCGTAAAGAGAAAATTGCCTATATCTGAAATAGATAGAGCCCTTCATAACCTTTTCTCTGTTCGAATGAGACTGGGGCTTTTCGATGGCAATCCACTTCAACAGCCTTTTGGTAAGATTGGTCCAGACCAAGTTTGTTCCCAAGAGCATCAGAATCTTGCCCTTGAGGCTGCTCGCAACAGCATTGTCCTTCTAAAAAACAACTACAGACTCCTCCCATTTTCGAAAGCAAAAACTGCTTCTCTTGCAGTAATAGGCCCTAATGCCAATTCTGCAAAAACACTACTTGGCAACTATGCAGGCCCTCCTTGCAAAACTGTTACACCTCTGCAAGGGTTGCAAAGATATGTTAAAGACATCACGTATCACCCAGGTTGTAATGCAGTTAACTGTTCTTATGTTTTGACTGACCAAGCTGTGAAAGTAGCAAAAGGGGCAGAATATGTGGTGTTAGTAATGGGATTGGATCAAACCCAAGAGAGGGAAGAACTCGATCGTGTAGACTTGGTTCTTTCACCAAAGCAACAGAACCTGATCTCTATAGTCGCAAGAGCAGCTAAGAATCCAGTTGTTTTGGTGCTTCTTTCTGGAGGTCCAGTAGATATAAGCTTTGCCAAATACGATAAACACATTGGGAGTATTCTATGGGCTGGTTATCCAGGTGAAGCTGGAGGTCTTGCATTAGCAGAAATTATATTTGGTGATCACAATCCAG GAGGGAGGTTACCGGTTACTTGGTATCCACAGAGTTTTGTTAAAGTACCAATGACAGACATGAGAATGCGTCCTGAACCATCATCAGGCTATCCTGGACGCACTTACAGGTTCTACCAAGGACAAAAGGTTTTTGAATTTGGTTATGGTCTGAGCTACTCAAACTATTCTTATGAATTTCTCCCTGTAGCACAAAACACGGTCTATTTAAACCATCCGGTAAAGTCTCCAAAGGCTGAGCTTGAGAACTCAAATGCTCTCAAACACGTACCAGTTTCAGAGATAGGAACAGAACTTTGCAGTAAGAGAATCCCAGTCACAGTTAGAGCTCAAAACCATGGTGATATGGCAGGTAGGCATCCACTTTTGCTATTTGTCAGGTCAGCAAAAGCTGGTAATGGGAGGCCTGAAAAACAACTGGTTGCATTCCAGAGTGTTATTCTGAATGCTGGGGAAAGAGCAGATGTTGAATTTGAGTTGAGCCCTTGCGAGCATCTTAGCACAGCCAATGAAGATGGTTTGATGGTCATTGAGGAAGGTTCTCATTTCTTGAGCATTGAAGACAAAGAATCTGAGATAACAGTCATCCTATGA